ATTTCAAGAATCAACTTGTCAAGCTTGACGATTGTAAAAGCGGGTTGGTTACCAGCCAATTCACCTTCTTCAATATTTCTTTGGGCCACTATACCACTGATAGGACTTCTTACTTCATGATCTTTAACACCATCTTTGGCAATATTAATTTGTGCTGCAAAGGAGCTTTTAGAAGGATCATTAAAAAATAAGTCGTATGATTGCTTCGCTGTCTCATAAGCAAGTTTTGCTTGCTCATATCTAATTTTTGTATCTTCAAACTGTTGATTAGCAATAATTCCTTCACTTAATAACACAGTCATATCATCTAGCATATTTTTTGCATCATTAAATTGTAGTTCTGCCGCTTTTAAAGAGGATTCCAACTGATTTGCTTGTGTATCCATCTGATTTTCAAGGATAATTAGATTATTGCTTGCATTCTTTTTATCCATGATAAACAATAGTTCTCCATCCTTTACCTGATCTCCAACATCGAAGAATATTCGATCAATCGTCCCCATTGATTTACTACTTACATCAACTGATTTTAATGGCTTTAAATACCCTGCATAAGTCATGCTTTTTTCTATGGGTCCTTTTATTGCCTTTTCTGTTTTTACAGGAGTATATTTCTCCTCAGTTGCTGCTACTGCAGCGCTCTTTTGACATCCACTTGTTAGTATTGTAATTGATGCTAAACCAAGTATAATTGCAAGAGTAAGTGTACTTTTTAAGCTTAAAACTGTTCTTTTCATGTTTGCCTCCAATTAATAAATATTTCCCTATGCATATTGTTTATTTCCATTATATCTCATTCTTTAATTAAGTATAAGTATATACGAAGATTATTACTTCATGTTTAGTAAAAGATTAGAAAATCATTAGAAATACACGAAATTTTCCCAAGTAAAAAAACAACACCCTACTACGGGTGTTACAGACTGTCGACAAAAGCATTTTTTCTCATAGGTGTGTACTAATTCTTGGCAGTAAGTGTTCATTTTTCTGGCCTTACCCTTCGGCCGGTCTGGCGAAAAATGAACACTTACTGCCTTTCGTATTAATCGCGAAGAAAAAATGCTTTTATCTCTGTTTCGCTACTTGATAATTAAATTGTCAACATCCTGCAACACTTCTTCTGGTGTTATTTATTCAATCATTTAACCTTCCTTATTTCTTAGGATTAAACCATGCATATGTATCATATGTTTTGCTAAATCTAATCAATGGTTCATCCCCGATTGTAGTTTGAAAATATGTAAAGCCTTCATATTCTGATCCTTTATATAATTCCGTACTAAGGTTCAATGGTATTACCAAAGAAATGAACTCGTTATATACTGTTCCGTCCTTCCTAACAGCACTGAATAAATAATTGTTTATATCTACAGCCGTATCCTTTTCAGTTTCTAAAGCTTTTACCTTGAATCTAACTAACATGTATTCGCAACCATCTTTAGGCGCACGGTTGAATTTATTTTCTTTGATGATGATATCCCATGCAGCTTGGCCTTTAATAACTTCTGTTAGTGTTATTTCAATTTTATGTTTGCCATTTGAAAAATCATCTCGATCACATACAATCTTTTGTCCTATTACAGCTGGATTACTCCTTGAGTTTGTAGTAATAGTCGCTGTACCTTTATCCACAATATTTGCAGTGCTTGTTATCCCATCCCAATCAACCTCTTTACCAACTAATTCTGCAACCTTTCTCATCGGTAAATAGGTAGTGTTCTTGTATAAGATACTATAGGGTACTTTCTCACCATTAGTTAAGGTATAAGTATCCCCCTTACTTGCTGCCTTTGTACCCGCAACTAAAATATTTACACCATTGAGTACTGCCGTAATCGTTTGAGTTACCCCAGCTCCATAAACGTTAAATGATGCAAAAAAGATTGTTGCCGATAAAAAGCCTACTAAATACCCTTTTATATGTTTTCTCATTACATTTCCCTCCTCAAATGATACTATTTTAACAAAAGTATAGCACACTAGGAATAATATGCAAATAAAAAGGTAAGAACAATAAAATAAAAGTCTACAATCTATATTCAAAAGATTGTAGACTTTCTCTTACTAACGAAAGAAAATGGTATAGACTAGATCTACCAACAAAACAACTAGAATAGTGACAGATAGTACTGTTATTTTTTGATCGCTCAATTTGCCTACAACTTTTTCAAAAAGTGGCTGGAACAAATATAGAAATATTACCCCACCAATGCCAAAACGTATGGATGGTGACAGTGCAATTCTAGCCTGGAAATGAATGGCGTAATCCGCATATGTTTGCCATGGCCAGCTGCCAGTTGTCCATTCCATTAAATAACTTGTAAGCAGTTCTAACAAAGTGGCTGAAGCCATACATCCCAGGAATACTGGCAGAATCCATATTAACTTTTTGGGATACTTTTTATCTTTAATCAGCGGATAAACGCAAAACAAAAAAAGAAGTGCTCCAAATCCGTATACTGGGCAATAGGGGCCAAACAAAAAACCTCGATTTGAAAAGCCCCAGCGATATACGACAACTTCAAGAAACACCTCATAAATCCATCCAAACAATGCATACATCATAAAAAATAAGATATATCTTCTCATGCCTCTTATCTGTGTAATCGTCTTACTTTCAATGAATACTTTCATAATCTTTTTCTCCTAATAGCATTAATAATCACTTTTCACACCCTGATGATCAAAATGTCAATACCTTCTAATATATCAAACCCTTTAAAACAGTATATTATACATTTTTACATTCCACAATCAAAACTGTTATTTTCGACAAAATATTAATACTAATAGGTGCTACATTTAGTCTGTTACTAATGTAGCTTTTCTTCAAAAATCTAGCTAATGGCTCATTTTCTAGCACTGCCATGTACAAAGCTATATAATACATCACCAAGGTTTGATAGTATTATGAGACCATGGTACTGCAGGGGGAATTACAATAGGTCTATCAATAACATCAATATCAATCTGCGGAGGAAAAAGGGTTGCAATATTTACAGCTCTTATTTCTACAGCATTATTTTTTAACAAATATATTCCATAAACAATACCATTACCATGGTTAGCTTGATGAAAGTTTGGAAATCCAGTGGCGAAACCATTTATTCTAGCATAATCATTTACTGCCCTAAATCTTGATGGAATGTCTGGTGGATTATTTAACTCAGTTACTAGAACATCTTTCCACTCTAATGCTTCATGCTTTAGTAAAATTACTCCATAAACTAGTCCATTACCATAATCAGCTTGATGAAAATTGGGGAATCCCGTAGCAAAACCATTCATGATAGCATAATCATTTACAGCTCTATATCTCGAACTAAAATCTGGTGGATTACCTAATTCGGCTGCTGTTACATCTCTTTTTTCTACAAATTCGTTTTTTAATAAAATAGTTCCAAAAACTACTCCATCACCATAATTAGCTTGATGGAAGTTTGGGAATCCAGCAGCATAACCATTTCTTGCGGCATAATCATTTATAGCTCTAAATCTTGATTCTGTATCTATCACCTGTTCAGTTAGTTTAACTCTTAGATTACGTGTACTTACGTCGATTCCTTTATCTTTATATATACCTTCAATCATTTCTCTAGTAATTTGATTACCATGTACTGTAGTTACCTTGTTTTTAAACCATTCTATAACCTTTTCAATACCCTCAGTAATAACGTCTGAGTTAATTTCACAAGTCACTTTTACTTCTTTAACCATACCATGACGATCAAAATTAATTTCTGGTTTACAAGGAAAATCTATAATTTTCTCGGTTACTGCTTTACACCAATCTCCAAATTCTTTACTAACTAAACCACAAACTTCTCTAGCTACTTCTCCAGCATTTTCAGATAAACTCATTATATTACCTCCTTTAATATAGTAATATTTTTATCTGAAACTTTAAATATTATTATGATAATATATTTTTTAAGCAACCTAAAACAATAAAAGTATCAAATGAGTATCGCTGTCAATAATTAAAGCCTGCAAACCTTTATAAATCAAGGCTTGCAGGCTTTCTCTTATCTATTCCCACTCAATCGTAGCTGGTGGCTTACTCGTTATATCATAAACAATTCTATTAACATTCTGTACTTCATTCACAATTCTATTACTAACATTAGCAAGAATTTCATGAGGAATTCTCGACCAATCAGCCGTCATAAAGTCTGAGGTGTCTACTGAACGAAGAGCTACGGTATAACTATACGTTCTCTCATCACCCATAACACCAACACTTCTTAAATTTGTCAATACTGCAAAGTATTGACCTAAACCACTTGCAATACCAGCATTAAGTACTTCTTCTCTAAAAATATAATCAGCATCACGAAGAGTATCTAGTTTTTCCTTAGTAATATCACCAATGATTCTAATTGCAAGACCAGGTCCTGGGAATGGTTGACGAGAAACTAAGAATTCTGGAATTCCTACTGCACGTCCTACTTCACGAACCTCATCCTTAAATAAATCTCTAAGAGGTTCAATAATTTCCTTAAAGTCCACGTGATCAGGTAGTCCGCCTACGTTATGATGACTCTTAATAACTGCTGCATTTTTAGTTCCACTCTCTATTACATCAGGATAGATTGTACCTTGTACAAGATAATCAACTACTCCTATTTTTTTCGCTTCAGCTTCGAATACACGAATGAATTCCTCACCAATAATTTTTCTTTTCGTTTCAGGATCAGATACACCTGCTAGCTTGTCTAAAAACTGATCTTCACAATTTACACGAATAAGATTCATATCAAATTCTCTAGCAAAAATTGTTTCTACTTCATCGCCTTCATTCTTGCGAAGTAAACCGTGATCTACAAAAATACAGGTCAATTGCTTTCCAACCGCTTTATGAATAAGCACTGCTGCTACAGAGGAATCTACTCCACCTGACAAAGCACAAAGCACCTTTTTATCACCAATTTTTTCTTTGATTATTCTTATTTGCTCTTGAGCGAAATCAGTCATGATCCAATCACCACTACACTCACAAATATGGAATAAGAAGTTCTTCAATATTTCCTTGCCTCTTGGTGTATGTACTACCTCAGGGTGGAATTGAACTCCATATAATTTCTTTTCTACATGGGCCATCGCAGCAACTGGACAAGTTTTCGTCGTTCCAATAATTTCGAAGCCAGCTGGTGGAGCACTCACATAATAAGTATGGCTCATCCAACACACAATATCTTTTTCAATATCTTTAAATAATAGACTTTCCGTGTTTAGCTCTATATCCGTTTTGCCATATTCTCTATGTTCAGCCTGTGCAACCTCAGCATCAAGCACATATCCCATTAGTTGAGTACCATAACAAATACCTAAGATAGGAATACCAAGCTCAAAAAGCTCTTTACCAACTAACGGTGCTCCTTCTTCAAAAACTACGCTAGGTCCACCAGTAAGAATAATGCCCTTTGGATTCTTTGCTTTTATTTCTTCAATTGGAGTATCATAATGTATGACCTCACAATATACGTTTGCTTCTCTAACACGCCTTGCAATCAGTTGGTTGTATTGACCTCCAAAATCAAGGACTATAATTAACTCATGCTTCATTTATATTGCCTCCTAAAAAACAAAAATTGATACAGTTTACTTCTATTTTCTCTATTTCTAGACTTTTATCATACATTAATATTTATTCAAATGCAAACATTTTTTAGTAAAACAAGAATAATGTTCGGATAATTTATTCTACACTTAATTTTGTATTTAGTAAAATGTCATTCTCCCATTCTTCGATCACCTTAGAATTTGAAGCAATCGCATAAAAAAATATGGTACACCCATTTTCTTGAAAATACCTTGCATAGAATTTCCCCTTCATTTCGACTAAAGGAAAGTCTTTGCCTTCAAATAAATTCTTTGGAGGCTTGCCATACTGAATATATGCTTCTAATCCATCCTTTTTCATATGCATTGGAGAATTGGTAAGTACGGTTCCTTCAATAACGTCCCAATCTTCATAGCCCAAAAGCTTATCCATTGAAAGCCCTTCTTCCAACTGCGAATCAAAAGTATAATGAGTACACCCAAGGCTATTTAAAACCAATTGGGTCATATCATATTTTGCAATCAAGGCCATTTCATCATAATCAGGCTTTCCATCTGCAAAATAACCATATGGAAAACCCTTTCCTTTCACAACATAAGCCCCATAAAATGCATTAAAATACGGCGAGAAGCGATCATAGAAGGTTGAAGCTCTATGATTAAAATCATAGGCACCGAAATTATATAAAATGCTTAACTTCACATCTTTACCAACATAATTCGAAAAACCTTCAGAACTATTAAAAGTCATAACAAAAGGATACCAGTCCTTCTTAATTGTCGATATTCCTCCAGGCATGCTTATTTTAATATTTTCTTCCTTTAATAAACTATAATTCCTTTGATAAGTGCTACTAATGGACATTATTGTAAC
This genomic interval from Firmicutes bacterium HGW-Firmicutes-1 contains the following:
- a CDS encoding GMP synthase (glutamine-hydrolyzing), translated to MKHELIIVLDFGGQYNQLIARRVREANVYCEVIHYDTPIEEIKAKNPKGIILTGGPSVVFEEGAPLVGKELFELGIPILGICYGTQLMGYVLDAEVAQAEHREYGKTDIELNTESLLFKDIEKDIVCWMSHTYYVSAPPAGFEIIGTTKTCPVAAMAHVEKKLYGVQFHPEVVHTPRGKEILKNFLFHICECSGDWIMTDFAQEQIRIIKEKIGDKKVLCALSGGVDSSVAAVLIHKAVGKQLTCIFVDHGLLRKNEGDEVETIFAREFDMNLIRVNCEDQFLDKLAGVSDPETKRKIIGEEFIRVFEAEAKKIGVVDYLVQGTIYPDVIESGTKNAAVIKSHHNVGGLPDHVDFKEIIEPLRDLFKDEVREVGRAVGIPEFLVSRQPFPGPGLAIRIIGDITKEKLDTLRDADYIFREEVLNAGIASGLGQYFAVLTNLRSVGVMGDERTYSYTVALRSVDTSDFMTADWSRIPHEILANVSNRIVNEVQNVNRIVYDITSKPPATIEWE